A region of Anolis sagrei isolate rAnoSag1 chromosome 2, rAnoSag1.mat, whole genome shotgun sequence DNA encodes the following proteins:
- the CRELD1 gene encoding protein disulfide isomerase CRELD1, whose amino-acid sequence MALPWNKVLPALLSFLLLFLWLPNPSASQQEPCQTCRDLASNFHKGLERTQRENFGGGNTAWEEEKLAKYANSETRLLEVLEGVCATSDFACHQLLEQSEDHVERWWFHEQQQHPDFFQWLCMDAQKLCCPPGTYGPDCHTCPGGAQKPCSGYGQCDGDGTRGGTGLCMCQTGYGGPFCSECGDGYYEAARNDSHLVCAECYRACGRCSGPEDSSCLRCKRGWMLHDRRCIDIDECGTEMAHCRANQFCVNTEGSYECRDCAKACIGCMGAGPSRCKKCNKGYRRDGVKCLDVDECAGEVEEPVCTGANEACENNDGGYRCVCAEGYVRKDGVCVEDKPPDAPEKGFFDDITDDEVVVLQQMFFGAIICALATLAAKGDMVFTAIFIGAVAAMAGYWLSERSDRVLDGFIKGR is encoded by the exons ATGGCTTTGCCCTGGAATAAGGTTCTGCCTGCTCTGCTCTCGTTTCTCTTGCTGTTCCTTTGGCTTCCGAACCCAAGCGCTTCCCAACAAGAGCCTTGCCAAACCTGCAGGGACCTTGCCAGCAACTTCCATAAG GGTCTGGAGCGGACACAGCGAGAGAACTTCGGGGGCGGGAACACAGCCTGGGAAGAAGAGAAACTTGCAAAATATGCAAACAG CGAAACACGTCTGTTGGAGGTCTTGGAAGGTGTGTGTGCCACGTCAGACTTTGCCTGCCACCAGCTGCTGGAGCAGAGTGAGGACCACGTGGAGCGATGGTGGTTCCATGA GCAGCAGCAGCACCCAGACTTCTTCCAATGGCTCTGCATGGATGCTCAGAAACTCTGCTGCCCACCAGGCACTTATGGTCCCGATTGCCACA CTTGCCCCGGGGGTGCCCAGAAGCCTTGCAGTGGGTATGGGCAATGTGATGGGGATGGCACCCGTGGGGGCACCGGCCTGTGCATGTGCCAGACAGGCTATGGTGGCCCTTTCTGCTCAGAGTGCGGAGATGGCTACTACGAAGCTGCTCGCAACGACAGCCACCTGGTATGTGCGG AGTGCTACAGAGCGTGTGGACGCTGTTCGGGGCCTGAGGACTCAAGTTGTTTGCGCTGCAAGCGGGGCTGGATGCTACATGACCGGAGATGCATTG acatagATGAATGCGGCACAGAAATGGCACACTGTCGGGCCAACCAGTTTTGTGTCAACACTGAAGGATCCTACGAGTGTCGAG ATTGCGCCAAGGCTTGCATTGGCTGCATGGGCGCTGGACCGTCTCGCTGCAAGAAATGCAACAAGGGTTATCGGCGTGATGGTGTGAAATGCCTTG ATGTCGATGAATGTGCTGGGGAAGTGGAGGAACCTGTGTGCACCGGTGCGAACGAGGCTTGTGAAAACAATGACGGCGGCTATCGATGTGTTTGTGCGGAGGGATATGTGCGCAAAGACGGGGTCTGTGTGGAAGATAAGCCTCCAG ATGCTCCAGAGAAAGGCTTCTTTGATGACATCACAGACGACGAGGTGGTTGTGCTGCAGCAGATGTTCTTTGGTGCCATAATCTGTGCGTTGGCCACGCTGGCTGCCAAAGGCGACATGGTCTTCACGGCCATCTTCATTGGCGCCGTGGCTGCTATGGCTGGCTACTGGCTGTCGGAGCGCAGTGACCGTGTGCTGGACGGCTTCATAAAGGGCAGATAG